In Myxococcus stipitatus, the following are encoded in one genomic region:
- a CDS encoding RNA polymerase sigma factor yields MHAAAIDLPPLTELYNEHRSRALAIARRIVGDADDAEDVVQDVFTRLAWKSPDYGGRAAWTTWLHRVMVNSSINWLRARKRRERLSHEPLEPLSPESQAMGTEMKRHFTDAMREINEQQQHVLYLREVRGLSYPEIARMLCIPEGTVKSTLHRARQRTFGLMAERGHQP; encoded by the coding sequence ATTCACGCCGCAGCCATCGACCTGCCGCCTCTGACCGAGCTCTACAACGAGCACCGCTCTCGCGCGTTGGCCATTGCCCGGAGAATCGTGGGAGACGCCGACGACGCCGAGGATGTGGTGCAGGACGTCTTCACCCGGCTGGCCTGGAAGTCACCCGACTACGGCGGCCGCGCGGCGTGGACCACGTGGCTCCACCGCGTCATGGTCAACAGCAGCATCAACTGGCTGCGCGCCCGCAAGCGCCGCGAGCGTCTGAGCCACGAGCCCCTCGAGCCCCTCTCCCCCGAGAGTCAGGCCATGGGCACGGAGATGAAGCGTCACTTCACCGACGCGATGCGGGAGATCAACGAACAGCAGCAACACGTCCTCTACCTGCGCGAGGTGCGAGGACTGAGCTACCCCGAAATCGCACGCATGCTGTGCATCCCCGAGGGCACCGTGAAGAGCACCCTCCACCGCGCCCGGCAGCGCACCTTCGGCCTCATGGCGGAGCGCGGGCACCAGCCCTGA
- a CDS encoding ADP-ribosylglycohydrolase family protein encodes MSLTEKPLDHAERMARALLSLEGLSVGDGFGERFFAARSLVAESVEARQAPAPPWPYTDDTEMALALVQVLDEHGRVAQDRLAQLFAKRFRDNPYRGYGGGAIEILERIHLGMDWRPVSSQVFNGTGSKGNGAAMRVAPLGAYFAEDLGRAAEEARLSAEVTHFHPEGQAGAMAVAVAAAWASGARGPARELFDVVLEYTPAGATRRGLERARAWPLDTSPTAAAKELGSGSRVLSEDTVPYVVWCAARHLNHFEDALWATVSGRGDMDTTCAMVGGIVVMATGQGAIPAPWRTAREPLRLRAGR; translated from the coding sequence ATGTCCCTGACTGAAAAGCCCTTGGACCACGCCGAGCGGATGGCGCGCGCCCTGCTGTCGTTGGAGGGGCTCTCGGTGGGGGATGGTTTTGGTGAGCGCTTCTTCGCGGCTCGGAGCCTGGTGGCCGAGTCGGTGGAGGCGCGCCAGGCGCCGGCGCCTCCGTGGCCGTACACGGATGACACGGAGATGGCGCTGGCCCTGGTCCAGGTGCTCGACGAGCACGGGCGGGTGGCGCAGGACCGGCTCGCGCAGCTCTTCGCGAAGCGGTTCCGGGACAACCCCTACCGAGGCTACGGCGGCGGGGCGATTGAAATCCTGGAGCGAATTCATCTGGGGATGGACTGGCGGCCGGTGTCCTCCCAGGTCTTCAACGGCACAGGTTCGAAGGGGAACGGCGCGGCGATGCGCGTGGCTCCGTTGGGGGCCTATTTCGCCGAGGACCTGGGGCGCGCGGCGGAGGAGGCGCGGCTTTCCGCCGAGGTGACGCACTTCCATCCGGAGGGACAGGCGGGGGCCATGGCCGTGGCTGTCGCCGCCGCGTGGGCTTCGGGGGCCCGAGGTCCCGCGCGCGAGCTGTTCGACGTGGTGTTGGAGTACACGCCCGCGGGAGCGACCCGGCGCGGGTTGGAGCGGGCGCGGGCGTGGCCGCTGGACACTTCACCCACGGCGGCGGCGAAGGAGCTGGGCAGTGGCTCCCGAGTGCTGTCGGAGGACACGGTGCCGTATGTCGTGTGGTGCGCGGCGAGGCATTTGAATCACTTCGAGGACGCGCTGTGGGCCACGGTGTCGGGGCGGGGCGACATGGACACGACGTGCGCGATGGTGGGCGGCATCGTCGTGATGGCGACGGGGCAGGGGGCGATTCCCGCGCCGTGGAGGACGGCTCGGGAGCCGCTTCGGCTTCGGGCGGGCCGTTAG
- a CDS encoding S46 family peptidase yields MKKTLLLLSLVAAPALAGEGKWTPQQVLELDPAWLRGQGLQVPPKKLWDPQRGTGLLAGAVNVGGCTGAFISSTGLVITNHHCAFGVIQEHSTPQRDLLTQGFLASERKDELPGKGARVQVPRSFTDVTSQVLGAVPAGADDAVRFKAIERKQKELVAECEKRPATRCQVATFDGGVNYTLVESVELVDVRLVYAPPRGVGEYGGEEDNWMWPRHTGDFAIVRAYSAPDGSSAAYSEKNVPYKAEFFFPLATEGVKPGDFVMVLGYPGRTYRALLAEEMAERQSRLYPRMRDVYGEAIRILEEEGEKDAAGKIAVASVLKGLHNVNKNAGGQLAGLKRGNIVEKQRQAEAEVAAWVAKKGASAKGAAAWASAVKAREELLAEQQATTKSFEREFLLGAVARLARGPAVAVTLSRLAAQRALPDMERRPEYMEREHVRIKDRLEREQKNVFLPAEKRLVTAYVRRAQALGADERIAAVDKHFGKVFSEKDVAAKVDAMYASTQVLTLAERMKMVTETVAQLEARKDPLLAFGLDLAKELEALDDTLDRRQGMGSRLRPEWRKAVLAHAGKPVAPDANGTLRVTFAKVQGYSPRDGAVYTPQTTLAGMMAKATGEEPFIVPERVSKVAEAKRYGAWMDRKLKDVPVNFLADADTTGGNSGSPTVNGKGQLVGVNFDRVWENVANDFGYNPDVARNVNVDVRYVLWMLDQVENADALLKELGVRKSSPVAGETR; encoded by the coding sequence ATGAAGAAGACGCTCCTCCTGCTCTCACTCGTGGCTGCCCCCGCTCTGGCCGGGGAAGGGAAGTGGACTCCTCAGCAGGTCCTGGAACTGGACCCGGCGTGGTTGCGCGGCCAGGGTCTCCAGGTGCCGCCGAAGAAGCTCTGGGACCCGCAGCGTGGCACTGGCCTGCTCGCGGGCGCGGTGAACGTGGGCGGATGCACGGGCGCGTTCATCTCCTCCACCGGCCTGGTCATCACCAACCACCACTGTGCCTTCGGCGTCATCCAAGAGCACAGCACGCCGCAGCGCGACCTGCTCACCCAGGGCTTCCTGGCCTCGGAGCGCAAGGATGAGCTGCCCGGCAAGGGCGCGCGGGTGCAGGTGCCTCGCAGCTTCACGGACGTGACGTCGCAGGTGCTCGGCGCGGTGCCCGCGGGCGCGGATGACGCTGTCCGCTTCAAGGCCATCGAGCGCAAGCAGAAGGAGTTGGTGGCCGAGTGTGAGAAGCGTCCGGCCACGCGCTGTCAGGTGGCGACGTTTGACGGTGGGGTCAACTACACGCTGGTGGAGTCGGTGGAGCTGGTGGACGTGCGGCTGGTCTACGCGCCGCCCCGAGGCGTCGGTGAGTACGGCGGGGAGGAGGACAACTGGATGTGGCCGCGCCACACTGGCGACTTCGCCATCGTCCGGGCCTACAGCGCGCCGGATGGCTCCTCCGCGGCGTACAGCGAGAAGAACGTGCCGTACAAAGCGGAGTTCTTCTTCCCGCTCGCCACCGAGGGCGTGAAGCCGGGCGACTTCGTGATGGTGCTCGGCTACCCGGGACGCACCTACCGCGCGCTGCTCGCCGAGGAGATGGCGGAGCGTCAGTCCCGCCTCTATCCGCGCATGCGCGACGTGTACGGCGAGGCCATCCGCATCCTCGAGGAGGAGGGGGAGAAGGACGCGGCCGGGAAGATCGCCGTCGCGTCGGTGCTCAAGGGCCTGCACAACGTGAACAAGAACGCGGGCGGGCAGCTCGCGGGCCTCAAGCGCGGGAACATCGTCGAGAAGCAGCGCCAGGCGGAGGCGGAGGTCGCGGCCTGGGTCGCCAAGAAGGGCGCGAGCGCGAAGGGCGCCGCGGCGTGGGCGTCCGCGGTCAAGGCGCGCGAGGAGCTGCTCGCCGAGCAGCAGGCCACCACGAAGTCTTTCGAGCGCGAGTTCCTGCTCGGGGCTGTCGCGCGGCTGGCCCGGGGTCCGGCGGTGGCGGTGACGCTGTCGAGGCTCGCCGCCCAGCGCGCCCTGCCGGACATGGAGCGCCGGCCGGAGTACATGGAGCGCGAGCACGTCCGCATCAAGGACCGCCTGGAGCGTGAGCAGAAGAACGTCTTCCTGCCCGCGGAGAAGCGCCTGGTGACGGCCTACGTGCGGCGCGCGCAGGCGCTGGGCGCGGACGAGCGCATCGCCGCGGTGGACAAGCACTTCGGCAAGGTGTTCTCGGAGAAGGACGTGGCCGCGAAGGTGGACGCGATGTACGCGAGCACCCAGGTGCTGACGCTCGCCGAGCGCATGAAGATGGTGACGGAGACGGTGGCGCAGTTGGAGGCGCGCAAGGACCCGCTGCTCGCGTTCGGCCTGGACCTGGCCAAGGAGTTGGAGGCGCTCGATGACACGCTGGACCGGCGCCAGGGCATGGGCTCCCGACTGCGTCCGGAGTGGCGCAAGGCGGTGCTGGCGCATGCGGGCAAGCCAGTGGCCCCGGATGCGAACGGGACGTTGCGGGTGACGTTCGCCAAGGTGCAGGGCTACTCGCCGCGCGACGGGGCGGTGTATACGCCGCAGACGACGCTCGCCGGCATGATGGCGAAGGCCACGGGGGAGGAGCCCTTCATCGTCCCCGAGCGCGTGTCGAAGGTGGCCGAGGCGAAGCGGTATGGCGCGTGGATGGACCGGAAGCTGAAGGACGTGCCTGTGAACTTCCTGGCGGACGCGGACACCACGGGCGGCAACTCGGGGAGTCCCACGGTGAACGGCAAGGGCCAACTGGTGGGCGTCAACTTCGACCGCGTCTGGGAGAATGTGGCGAACGACTTCGGCTACAACCCGGACGTGGCCCGCAACGTCAACGTGGACGTGCGGTATGTGTTGTGGATGCTGGACCAGGTGGAGAACGCGGACGCGCTGCTGAAGGAGCTGGGCGTGCGCAAGAGCTCGCCAGTGGCGGGGGAGACGCGCTGA
- a CDS encoding M50 family metallopeptidase yields the protein MRTASGAQLDFGRLALLLVMLGVGWYFWDAPAFWPLKLLVVMMHESGHALATLLVGGSVDRIHLAADESGACLSRLPPGVFRQIAVYSGGYLGSAVAGAGLLLATFRFRLRRWVLGAASVWLVVMGVLYAGDSFTLAFCVGTAMVLGLGAKFLPDGAVDFLNLFIAAFTALYAVFDLRDDLWNSAVRSRSDAALLADLTYVPAVVWAALWTLLAVGLLGFAAYRSLHSRPQGLQMPAVGTRARGRA from the coding sequence ATGAGGACCGCCAGCGGAGCACAGCTCGATTTCGGCCGCCTGGCCCTCCTCCTCGTGATGCTGGGGGTGGGCTGGTATTTCTGGGATGCCCCCGCCTTCTGGCCGCTGAAGCTGCTGGTGGTGATGATGCACGAGAGCGGGCACGCGCTCGCCACGCTCCTGGTGGGCGGCTCGGTGGACCGCATCCACCTGGCGGCAGATGAGTCAGGGGCCTGCCTGTCCCGCCTGCCTCCGGGCGTCTTCCGGCAGATTGCCGTGTACTCGGGGGGCTACCTGGGCAGCGCCGTGGCTGGGGCGGGGCTGCTGCTGGCCACCTTCCGCTTCCGCCTGCGCCGCTGGGTGCTGGGCGCCGCGAGCGTGTGGCTGGTCGTCATGGGCGTGCTCTATGCGGGCGACAGCTTCACGCTGGCGTTCTGCGTGGGCACCGCCATGGTGCTCGGCCTGGGGGCGAAGTTCCTGCCGGATGGCGCGGTGGACTTCCTCAACCTCTTCATCGCCGCCTTCACCGCGCTGTACGCGGTGTTCGACCTGCGAGATGACCTGTGGAACAGCGCGGTGCGCTCGCGCAGCGACGCGGCCCTCCTGGCCGACCTCACCTACGTGCCCGCCGTCGTCTGGGCCGCGCTGTGGACCCTGCTCGCCGTGGGACTGCTCGGCTTCGCCGCGTATCGCTCGCTGCACAGCCGCCCCCAGGGCCTCCAGATGCCCGCCGTGGGCACCCGGGCCCGCGGCAGGGCCTGA
- a CDS encoding alpha/beta hydrolase-fold protein: MHETETTQHSQRGPHRWTTLHRRRFVQFIVANFRVDPKRVYLTGSSMGGWGAWRNASLPWLDPPVRVTSSGAS, translated from the coding sequence ATCCATGAAACAGAAACAACTCAACATAGCCAACGGGGCCCTCACCGGTGGACAACTCTTCACCGGCGGAGATTCGTCCAGTTCATCGTCGCCAACTTCCGGGTGGACCCCAAGCGCGTCTATCTGACGGGGTCGAGCATGGGCGGCTGGGGCGCGTGGCGGAATGCCTCGCTGCCCTGGCTTGATCCTCCAGTCCGCGTCACTTCCTCGGGCGCATCCTGA
- a CDS encoding MBL fold metallo-hydrolase — MRNPYVRQLKLGPMDNFVYLVGAADSPDVVVVDPAWDVAAIEQAVAEDGKRLAGAFVSHCHFDHINGLPELLSRHDVPVYAQREEVDFSAELRELKDALRPLGPGDVVPVGTEHFQALHTPGHTPGSHCLLAGDALVSGDTLFINGCGRCDMKGGDPEAMYRSLSQVLLKVPDSTRLWPGHDYADVPVAPMGDVRRLNPYFSYPDVASFIAFRMRPRK, encoded by the coding sequence ATGCGAAATCCATACGTGCGGCAGCTGAAGCTGGGACCCATGGACAACTTCGTCTACCTGGTCGGCGCGGCGGACTCGCCCGATGTCGTGGTGGTGGACCCGGCGTGGGACGTGGCCGCCATCGAGCAAGCGGTGGCGGAGGACGGCAAGCGCCTTGCGGGCGCCTTCGTCTCGCATTGCCACTTCGACCACATCAACGGTCTGCCGGAGCTGTTGTCGCGCCACGACGTACCTGTCTACGCGCAGCGCGAGGAGGTGGACTTCTCCGCGGAGCTGCGGGAGCTGAAGGATGCGCTGCGCCCCTTGGGGCCCGGAGACGTCGTGCCCGTGGGCACCGAGCACTTCCAGGCACTCCACACGCCGGGCCACACGCCGGGTTCGCACTGCCTGCTCGCGGGGGACGCGCTGGTGTCTGGCGACACGCTGTTCATCAATGGCTGCGGCCGGTGCGACATGAAGGGCGGAGACCCGGAGGCGATGTACCGCTCGCTCTCGCAGGTGCTGCTGAAGGTGCCGGACTCGACGCGGCTGTGGCCAGGACACGACTACGCGGATGTGCCGGTGGCGCCCATGGGCGACGTGCGACGGCTCAATCCCTACTTCTCGTACCCGGATGTCGCCTCCTTCATCGCGTTCAGGATGCGCCCGAGGAAGTGA
- a CDS encoding DNA topoisomerase IV subunit A: MRAEAEKKTPKKQGGGGGASGAAGGGGEGFIPASLAEEARRRYINYALSVITSRALPDVRDGLKPVQRRILYGMWNDLNLSFDTKYQKCAQVVGAIMGRYHPHGDASIYDALVRMAQDFSLRYPLVDGHGNFGSLDGDSAAAYRYTECRLDKLATEMLGELERKTVDFRPTYDGTRNEPIVIPARVPQLLMNGTTGIAVGMATNIPPHHLGELVDALVALIENPALLTKDLLKYVKGPDFPTGGQILNDKKELREIYEAGQGSIRIRGEWDTEELKRGGQQIIVTSIPYTVNKSTLVAKIGDLVRERKLPLIVDVRDESTKDVRIVLELKKDANAELVMAYLYKHTPLQTTFGVNLTCLVPSDDNPEVGTPRRLDLKAILQYFLDFRFGVVTRRFQHELGELQKRVHLLEGFEKAYDALDEIIRIIRQSEGKQDAAQKLMARFKLDELQVDAILEMKLYKLARLEILVVQKELKEKRAEIKRIEGILRDKKKVWSTVKDELGEIKGLYNDKRRTKIGGAGSEEVEFSADAFIADEDAHVVLTRDGWVKRVREVKDPSSTRLREGDAVMTVLAGSLKANLVLFSNFGTAYVTRFNDIPASTGYGDPVQKLFKFDDGERVVAALSLDTRLPRPEKLLGVTKQGMGMRFLLEPHLEVSTRAGRRYAKTGEGDEIIGVQPVGEKDLLAVLTKKTNALVCKSAEVNELAGPGKGVTVIKVDDDDQVVEFLVTAPNQKDAKVDFETQKGRKLQLAPAKYGVTGRGGKGHEMSKRDVVGDVVRPVVFIALPEKKD, from the coding sequence ATGCGCGCAGAAGCCGAAAAGAAGACGCCGAAGAAGCAAGGGGGCGGGGGTGGAGCCTCGGGCGCGGCGGGCGGGGGTGGTGAAGGGTTCATCCCGGCCTCGCTGGCCGAGGAAGCGCGGCGCCGGTACATCAACTACGCCCTGTCGGTCATCACCTCGCGCGCCCTGCCGGACGTGCGCGACGGCCTCAAGCCCGTGCAGCGCCGCATCCTGTACGGCATGTGGAACGACCTGAACCTGTCGTTCGACACGAAGTACCAGAAGTGCGCGCAGGTGGTTGGCGCCATCATGGGCCGCTACCACCCGCACGGCGACGCCTCCATCTACGACGCGCTGGTGCGCATGGCGCAGGACTTCTCCCTGCGCTACCCGCTGGTGGACGGGCACGGCAACTTCGGCTCGCTGGACGGCGACTCGGCCGCCGCCTACCGCTACACCGAGTGCCGCCTGGACAAGCTGGCCACCGAGATGCTCGGGGAGCTCGAGCGCAAGACGGTGGACTTCCGGCCCACCTACGACGGCACCCGCAACGAGCCCATCGTCATCCCCGCCCGCGTGCCCCAGCTGCTGATGAACGGCACCACGGGCATCGCCGTGGGCATGGCCACCAACATCCCGCCCCACCACCTGGGCGAGCTGGTGGACGCGCTGGTGGCGCTCATCGAGAACCCGGCGCTGCTCACCAAGGACCTGCTCAAGTACGTCAAGGGGCCGGACTTCCCCACCGGCGGGCAGATCCTCAACGACAAGAAGGAGCTGCGGGAGATCTACGAGGCGGGCCAGGGCAGCATCCGCATCCGTGGCGAGTGGGACACCGAGGAGCTCAAGCGCGGTGGCCAGCAGATCATCGTCACCTCCATCCCGTACACGGTGAACAAGTCCACCCTGGTCGCCAAGATTGGCGACCTGGTGCGCGAGCGGAAGCTGCCGCTCATCGTCGACGTGCGCGACGAGTCCACCAAGGACGTGCGCATCGTCCTGGAGCTCAAGAAGGACGCCAACGCCGAGCTGGTGATGGCGTACCTCTACAAGCACACGCCGCTGCAGACGACGTTCGGCGTCAACCTCACGTGTCTGGTCCCCAGCGACGACAACCCGGAGGTCGGCACGCCGCGCCGGCTGGACCTCAAGGCCATCCTCCAGTACTTCCTCGACTTCCGCTTCGGCGTCGTCACCCGGCGCTTCCAGCACGAGCTGGGTGAGCTGCAGAAGCGCGTCCACCTGCTCGAGGGCTTCGAGAAGGCGTACGACGCGCTGGATGAAATCATCCGCATCATCCGCCAGTCCGAGGGCAAGCAGGACGCCGCGCAGAAGTTGATGGCGCGCTTCAAGCTGGACGAGCTCCAGGTGGACGCCATCCTGGAGATGAAGCTCTACAAGCTGGCCCGCCTGGAAATCCTGGTGGTCCAGAAGGAGCTCAAGGAGAAGCGCGCGGAGATCAAGCGCATCGAGGGCATCCTCCGCGACAAGAAGAAGGTCTGGTCCACCGTCAAGGACGAGCTGGGCGAGATCAAGGGCCTGTACAACGACAAGCGCCGCACCAAGATTGGTGGCGCGGGCTCCGAGGAAGTGGAGTTCAGCGCGGACGCGTTCATCGCGGACGAGGACGCCCACGTGGTCCTCACCCGCGACGGCTGGGTCAAGCGCGTGCGCGAGGTGAAGGACCCGTCCTCCACGCGTCTGCGCGAAGGCGACGCGGTGATGACGGTGCTGGCCGGCAGCCTCAAGGCCAACCTGGTGCTCTTCAGCAACTTCGGCACCGCCTACGTCACGCGCTTCAACGACATCCCGGCCTCCACGGGCTACGGCGACCCGGTGCAGAAGCTGTTCAAGTTCGACGACGGCGAGCGCGTGGTGGCCGCCCTGTCACTGGATACGCGGCTGCCTCGTCCGGAGAAGCTCCTGGGCGTGACGAAGCAGGGCATGGGCATGCGCTTCCTGCTGGAGCCGCATCTGGAGGTCTCCACGCGCGCGGGCCGCCGCTACGCCAAGACGGGCGAGGGCGACGAAATCATCGGCGTGCAGCCGGTGGGCGAGAAGGACCTGCTCGCGGTGCTCACCAAGAAGACCAACGCGCTGGTGTGCAAGTCGGCGGAGGTCAACGAGCTGGCCGGACCGGGCAAGGGTGTCACCGTCATCAAGGTGGATGACGACGACCAGGTGGTGGAGTTCCTCGTCACCGCGCCCAACCAGAAGGACGCGAAGGTCGACTTCGAGACGCAGAAGGGCCGCAAGCTGCAGCTCGCCCCCGCGAAGTACGGGGTGACGGGCCGCGGCGGCAAGGGCCACGAGATGTCCAAGCGCGACGTGGTGGGAGACGTGGTTCGGCCCGTCGTCTTCATCGCGTTGCCCGAGAAGAAGGACTAG
- a CDS encoding DNA topoisomerase IV subunit B has protein sequence MAKKDSYTGADIQVLEGLEPVRKRPAMYIGGTDSTGYHHLLWEILDNSVDEVINGHATTVEVTLHKDGRSITVVDNGRGIPIDIMPKLKKPALEVILTTLHSGGKFEQGNYTHSGGLHGVGSSVVNALSRKLTVEIKRDGKRHVQTYARGKATSPLKVDGPGRGTGTSITFEPDTEIFGEKLKFDAELVRERLEAKSYLHKGMIVIWKDETASPVAAITYKHDGGIAEYLTKVVAERQKPLVPAGSTTFYHSRDNGVRLEAALGWTEATDEQVRSYVNGVPTPMGGTHEAGLRGAIVKAVRNYIETHDLTPKGVSLTAEDIREGITAILSVYVVEPQFQGQTKSRLNNPEVTAQVDGVLRPALEKWLNDNKSIAEAVVARIILAARAREASRAASQAVSRKTAVSHRLNLPGKLADCSSTDPNVSELFLVEGDSAGGSAKQGRDRRTQAILPLRGKVLNAEQASTDKVATNKELQDIVSALGCGIGADFDISKLRYGRVFLLMDADSDGHHIATLLLTFFYRHLRPLIDSGAIHIAQPPLFRVDIGKETYWALDEADRDRIIREKVKGNAKPNIMRFKGLGEMTADELKETTLDQKNRMSLRVTIDNPIETDRVINDLMGRDVSARFKFIMERAGEVEALDV, from the coding sequence ATGGCGAAGAAAGACAGCTACACAGGCGCGGACATCCAGGTCCTCGAGGGCCTGGAGCCGGTGCGCAAGCGCCCGGCGATGTACATCGGCGGCACCGACAGCACCGGGTATCACCACCTGCTGTGGGAGATTCTCGACAACTCGGTGGACGAGGTCATCAACGGCCACGCCACCACCGTCGAGGTGACGCTCCACAAGGACGGCCGCTCCATCACCGTCGTGGACAACGGGCGTGGCATCCCCATCGACATCATGCCCAAGCTCAAGAAGCCCGCGTTGGAGGTCATCCTCACGACGCTGCACTCGGGCGGCAAGTTCGAGCAGGGCAACTACACCCACTCCGGCGGTCTGCACGGCGTGGGCAGCTCCGTCGTCAACGCGCTCTCGCGCAAGCTGACGGTGGAGATCAAGCGCGATGGCAAGCGGCACGTCCAGACGTACGCGCGGGGCAAGGCCACCAGCCCGCTCAAGGTGGACGGCCCCGGGCGCGGCACGGGCACGTCCATCACCTTCGAGCCGGACACCGAGATTTTCGGAGAGAAGCTCAAGTTCGACGCGGAGCTGGTGCGCGAGCGGCTGGAGGCCAAGAGCTACCTGCACAAGGGCATGATCGTCATCTGGAAGGACGAGACGGCCAGCCCTGTCGCCGCCATCACGTACAAGCATGACGGCGGCATCGCGGAGTACCTCACCAAGGTGGTGGCGGAGCGCCAGAAGCCGCTCGTTCCGGCGGGCAGCACCACGTTCTACCACTCGCGTGACAACGGAGTCCGTCTGGAGGCCGCGCTGGGCTGGACGGAGGCCACGGACGAGCAGGTCCGCAGCTACGTCAACGGCGTGCCCACCCCCATGGGCGGCACGCACGAGGCGGGCCTCCGGGGCGCCATCGTCAAGGCGGTGCGCAACTACATCGAGACGCACGACCTGACGCCCAAGGGCGTGTCGCTCACCGCGGAGGACATCCGCGAGGGCATCACCGCGATTCTGTCCGTGTACGTCGTGGAGCCGCAGTTCCAGGGCCAGACGAAGTCGCGGCTGAACAACCCCGAGGTGACGGCGCAGGTGGACGGCGTGCTGCGCCCCGCGCTGGAGAAGTGGCTCAACGACAACAAGAGCATCGCGGAGGCGGTGGTCGCCCGCATCATCCTGGCGGCCCGCGCGCGCGAGGCGAGCCGCGCCGCGTCCCAGGCGGTCAGCCGCAAGACGGCCGTCAGCCACCGGCTCAACCTGCCGGGCAAGCTCGCGGATTGCTCGTCCACGGACCCGAACGTCAGCGAGCTGTTCCTGGTGGAAGGTGACTCCGCAGGTGGCTCCGCCAAGCAGGGCCGGGACCGGCGCACCCAGGCCATCCTCCCCTTGCGCGGCAAGGTGCTCAACGCGGAGCAGGCGTCCACCGACAAGGTGGCCACCAACAAGGAGCTCCAGGACATCGTCAGCGCGCTGGGCTGCGGCATCGGCGCGGACTTCGACATCAGCAAGCTGCGCTACGGCCGCGTCTTCCTGCTGATGGACGCCGACAGCGACGGCCACCACATCGCCACGCTGCTGCTCACCTTCTTCTACCGCCACCTGCGCCCGCTCATCGACAGCGGCGCCATCCACATCGCCCAGCCGCCCCTGTTCCGCGTGGACATCGGCAAGGAGACCTACTGGGCGCTGGATGAGGCGGACCGGGACCGCATCATCCGCGAGAAGGTCAAGGGCAACGCCAAGCCCAACATCATGCGCTTCAAGGGTCTGGGCGAGATGACGGCCGACGAGCTCAAGGAGACGACCCTGGACCAGAAGAACCGGATGAGCCTGCGGGTCACCATCGACAACCCCATCGAAACGGACCGTGTCATCAATGACCTGATGGGGCGTGACGTGAGCGCTCGCTTCAAGTTCATCATGGAGCGCGCGGGTGAGGTCGAGGCGCTGGACGTCTAG